A genomic segment from Pseudorca crassidens isolate mPseCra1 chromosome 6, mPseCra1.hap1, whole genome shotgun sequence encodes:
- the C6H2orf80 gene encoding uncharacterized protein C2orf80 homolog isoform X2 produces the protein MERRLLKKEMRKLLGDYIGIRLRENEFDPKGRRQLTFLDDMAHYDLAINVALQWLDHSEDLTWLKWEKVKMPFRARPIHPNHREREAMILSSYAGILMNSIPIEEVFKIYGADSSTNSGATKVPRAPPFHLSLHPFAMLTAPKAAEYARKQSVKLRRGATNQNATSSSTKEANVTEWKP, from the exons ATGGAAAGAAGGCTACtaaagaaggaaatgagaaaactcCT GGGAGATTATATTGGCATCAGACTTCGGGAAAATGAATTTGACCCCAAAGGAAGAAGGCAACTCACCTTTCTAGATGATATG GCACACTACGACTTGGCCATCAACGTTGCTCTGCAGTGGCTGGATCACTCAGAAGACTTAACTTGGCTGAAGTGGGAGAAAGT GAAAATGCCATTTCGGGCTAGACCCATACATCCAAACCACAGAGAACGAGAAGCAATGATTTTATCGTCTTATGCTGGAATCTTAATG AACAGCATCCCAATTGAGGAAGTCTTTAAAATTTATGGGGCTGATTCTTCTACCAATTCTGGTGCTACCAAG gttcccAGAGCTCCACCCTTCCACCTCTCCTTGCACCCTTTTGCCATGTTAACAGcacccaaagcagcagaatatgcCCGCAAACAGA GTGTCAAGTTAAGAAGGGGAGCAACGAATCAAAATGCCACCAGCAGCTCTACAAAGGAAGCAAATGTCACAGAATGGAAaccataa
- the C6H2orf80 gene encoding uncharacterized protein C2orf80 homolog isoform X5 yields MERRLLKKEMRKLLGDYIGIRLRENEFDPKGRRQLTFLDDMAHYDLAINVALQWLDHSEDLTWLKWEKVKMPFRARPIHPNHREREAMILSSYAGILMVPRAPPFHLSLHPFAMLTAPKAAEYARKQSVKLRRGATNQNATSSSTKEANVTEWKP; encoded by the exons ATGGAAAGAAGGCTACtaaagaaggaaatgagaaaactcCT GGGAGATTATATTGGCATCAGACTTCGGGAAAATGAATTTGACCCCAAAGGAAGAAGGCAACTCACCTTTCTAGATGATATG GCACACTACGACTTGGCCATCAACGTTGCTCTGCAGTGGCTGGATCACTCAGAAGACTTAACTTGGCTGAAGTGGGAGAAAGT GAAAATGCCATTTCGGGCTAGACCCATACATCCAAACCACAGAGAACGAGAAGCAATGATTTTATCGTCTTATGCTGGAATCTTAATG gttcccAGAGCTCCACCCTTCCACCTCTCCTTGCACCCTTTTGCCATGTTAACAGcacccaaagcagcagaatatgcCCGCAAACAGA GTGTCAAGTTAAGAAGGGGAGCAACGAATCAAAATGCCACCAGCAGCTCTACAAAGGAAGCAAATGTCACAGAATGGAAaccataa
- the C6H2orf80 gene encoding uncharacterized protein C2orf80 homolog isoform X3, which produces MERRLLKKEMRKLLGDYIGIRLRENEFDPKGRRQLTFLDDMAHYDLAINVALQWLDHSEDLTWLKWEKVKMPFRARPIHPNHREREAMILSSYAGILMNSIPIEEVFKIYGADSSTNSGATKVPRAPPFHLSLHPFAMLTAPKAAEYARKQIKKGSNESKCHQQLYKGSKCHRMETIK; this is translated from the exons ATGGAAAGAAGGCTACtaaagaaggaaatgagaaaactcCT GGGAGATTATATTGGCATCAGACTTCGGGAAAATGAATTTGACCCCAAAGGAAGAAGGCAACTCACCTTTCTAGATGATATG GCACACTACGACTTGGCCATCAACGTTGCTCTGCAGTGGCTGGATCACTCAGAAGACTTAACTTGGCTGAAGTGGGAGAAAGT GAAAATGCCATTTCGGGCTAGACCCATACATCCAAACCACAGAGAACGAGAAGCAATGATTTTATCGTCTTATGCTGGAATCTTAATG AACAGCATCCCAATTGAGGAAGTCTTTAAAATTTATGGGGCTGATTCTTCTACCAATTCTGGTGCTACCAAG gttcccAGAGCTCCACCCTTCCACCTCTCCTTGCACCCTTTTGCCATGTTAACAGcacccaaagcagcagaatatgcCCGCAAACAGA TTAAGAAGGGGAGCAACGAATCAAAATGCCACCAGCAGCTCTACAAAGGAAGCAAATGTCACAGAATGGAAaccataaaataa
- the C6H2orf80 gene encoding uncharacterized protein C2orf80 homolog isoform X4, whose translation MERRLLKKEMRKLLGDYIGIRLRENEFDPKGRRQLTFLDDMAHYDLAINVALQWLDHSEDLTWLKWEKVKMPFRARPIHPNHREREAMILSSYAGILMVPRAPPFHLSLHPFAMLTAPKAAEYARKQNMMTTCVSRCQVKKGSNESKCHQQLYKGSKCHRMETIK comes from the exons ATGGAAAGAAGGCTACtaaagaaggaaatgagaaaactcCT GGGAGATTATATTGGCATCAGACTTCGGGAAAATGAATTTGACCCCAAAGGAAGAAGGCAACTCACCTTTCTAGATGATATG GCACACTACGACTTGGCCATCAACGTTGCTCTGCAGTGGCTGGATCACTCAGAAGACTTAACTTGGCTGAAGTGGGAGAAAGT GAAAATGCCATTTCGGGCTAGACCCATACATCCAAACCACAGAGAACGAGAAGCAATGATTTTATCGTCTTATGCTGGAATCTTAATG gttcccAGAGCTCCACCCTTCCACCTCTCCTTGCACCCTTTTGCCATGTTAACAGcacccaaagcagcagaatatgcCCGCAAACAGA ACATGATGACTACATGTGTCTCTAGGTGTCAAGTTAAGAAGGGGAGCAACGAATCAAAATGCCACCAGCAGCTCTACAAAGGAAGCAAATGTCACAGAATGGAAaccataaaataa
- the C6H2orf80 gene encoding uncharacterized protein C2orf80 homolog isoform X1, which translates to MERRLLKKEMRKLLGDYIGIRLRENEFDPKGRRQLTFLDDMAHYDLAINVALQWLDHSEDLTWLKWEKVKMPFRARPIHPNHREREAMILSSYAGILMNSIPIEEVFKIYGADSSTNSGATKVPRAPPFHLSLHPFAMLTAPKAAEYARKQNMMTTCVSRCQVKKGSNESKCHQQLYKGSKCHRMETIK; encoded by the exons ATGGAAAGAAGGCTACtaaagaaggaaatgagaaaactcCT GGGAGATTATATTGGCATCAGACTTCGGGAAAATGAATTTGACCCCAAAGGAAGAAGGCAACTCACCTTTCTAGATGATATG GCACACTACGACTTGGCCATCAACGTTGCTCTGCAGTGGCTGGATCACTCAGAAGACTTAACTTGGCTGAAGTGGGAGAAAGT GAAAATGCCATTTCGGGCTAGACCCATACATCCAAACCACAGAGAACGAGAAGCAATGATTTTATCGTCTTATGCTGGAATCTTAATG AACAGCATCCCAATTGAGGAAGTCTTTAAAATTTATGGGGCTGATTCTTCTACCAATTCTGGTGCTACCAAG gttcccAGAGCTCCACCCTTCCACCTCTCCTTGCACCCTTTTGCCATGTTAACAGcacccaaagcagcagaatatgcCCGCAAACAGA ACATGATGACTACATGTGTCTCTAGGTGTCAAGTTAAGAAGGGGAGCAACGAATCAAAATGCCACCAGCAGCTCTACAAAGGAAGCAAATGTCACAGAATGGAAaccataaaataa
- the LOC137226274 gene encoding gamma-crystallin A-like yields the protein MGKITIYEDWGFQGRRYECSSDCPNLQPYFSRCNSIRVDSSCWMLYERPNYQGHQCFLRRGDYPDYQQWMGLNDSVRPCHTIPYTSSHRIKLYERHGYGGLVSELTEDCSCMHDHFQLNELHSLHMLEGWWVLCEMPNYQGW from the exons ATGGGAAAA ATCACCATCTACGAGGACTGGGGCTTCCAGGGCCGCCGCTACGAGTGCAGCAGCGACTGCCCCAACCTGCAGCCCTACTTCAGCCGCTGCAACTCCATCCGGGTGGACAGCAGCTGCTGGATGCTCTACGAGCGCCCCAACTACCAGGGCCACCAGTGCTTCCTGCGGCGCGGCGACTACCCCGACTACCAGCAGTGGATGGGCCTCAACGACTCCGTCCGCCCCTGCCACACAATTCCTTAC ACTAGCTCTCACAGGATAAAGCTGTATGAGAGACATGGCTACGGAGGCCTGGTGTCCGAGCTCACAGAGGACTGCTCCTGCATGCATGACCACTTCCAGCTCAATGAGCTCCACTCACTCCACATGCTGGAGGGCTGGTGGGTCCTCTGCGAGATGCCCAACTACCAGGGGTGGTAG